A single window of Botrytis cinerea B05.10 chromosome 15, complete sequence DNA harbors:
- the Bclee1 gene encoding Bclee1, with the protein MDTMLGNGAPQPPQPQHMRNGSSSNNQYPRHMSTGSLNIPNGQSGPINGGSARADGVARSPPTRQNTGHVPCKFFRQGTCQAGQACPFSHDLASTTDNVCKYFSKGNCKFGPKCANIHVLPDGRRINYNKNMPPMAPGLNIGGRINPDPYHGQGSALTTSFARAQGVPPSPYGQPYSPFAIQEDGFVPMIGRQQGIDIGIPTIEASYASHPGSNYGSPRDDIMDRFGGGLSPVAAKGLSVLDAPLPASFDSNGVSWIARHGKIASSVPTTFGIDSPPPSSVGGGKPSDALRNLHSSAFGDDTRDRFHGVASSPPSEEYFGKRTMHSQRSTKPKMISASLPKGREEQDWGEAFNFEEDLLPESLNDLMTPAEKARRNSRAAYDESKPSRGFYDEIRSTSYTPSNDTPTKFGSPSNGSPSRWNAYFQSKPKEEEISRASVFGHVGSPLRNSLLHEGASPGSRAIARPNTSGDASSYIASPPRHNPLSMISQQLQRTRLSGTEPIGSGSSLLSSSARTTTTPTSSTRSAFAADRQTSSSSIGGSGRFTTPIDEEQGDFVFNMEGMDDDERSQKKSSPWNITGSDKSSNLAAIGGGRTIPTSKTNGSGIDGMFGGQ; encoded by the exons ATGGATACAATGTTGGGCAACGGAGCGCCACAACCGCCGCAGCCGCAACATATGCGAAATGGAAGCAGctccaacaatcaatatccTCGTCATATGAGCACAGGTAGCTTAAATATTCCAAATGGTCAATCGGGTCCTATCAATGGTGGTTCTGCTCGAGCGGATGGCGTTGCAAGAAGTCCTCCGACGAGACAAA ATACCGGCCATGTTCCGTGTAAATTCTTTAGACAA GGTACTTGTCAAG CTGGGCAAGCTTGTCCTTTTAGTCACGATCTAGCTAGCACAACGGATAACGTCTGCAAATATTTCTCAAAG GGCAACTGCAAGTTCGGACCTAAATGCGCAAACATCCACGTTCTCCCCGATGGAAGACGAATCAATTACAATAAGAATATGCCTCCGATGGCTCCGGGACTCAATATTGGAGGTCGAATAAACCCAGATCCATATCATGGACAAGGCTCGGCCTTGACCACTTCCTTTGCTCGAGCTCAAGGTGTACCACCTTCACCATATGGTCAACCTTACTCCCCTTTCGCAATACAAGAGGATGGATTTGTTCCCATGATCGGCAGACAACAAGGTATTGATATCGGCATCCCCACGATCGAAGCGAGTTATGCGTCGCATCCCGGATCAAACTATGGATCGCCCCGAGATGATATAATGGATCGATTTGGTGGAGGACTTTCGCCAGTTGCCGCGAAGGGGTTGAGTGTGTTGGATGCTCCTTTGCCAGCTTCGTTTGATAGCAATGGTGTTTCGTGGATTGCAAGACATGGAAAAATAGCGTCCTCAGTTCCTACGACCTTCGGCATCGATTCCCCTCCACCGTCATCAGTCGGCGGGGGAAAGCCATCGGATGCCTTGAGAAACCTACACAGCTCTGCATTCGGAGATGATACCAGAGATCGATTCCATGGGGTTGCATCATCTCCACCATCCGAAGAATACTTTGGCAAGCGCACCATGCATTCTCAACGATCGACCAAACCCAAGATGATATCAGCAAGTCTTCCCAAGGGACGCGAGGAGCAAGATTGGGGTGAGGCTTTTaactttgaagaagatttgcTACCAGAATCTCTTAATGATCTTATGACACCAGCAGAGAAAGCTCGAAGAAATTCTCGGGCCGCGTATGACGAATCCAAGCCATCTCGAGGATTCTACGATGAGATAAGATCTACATCTTACACCCCAAGCAATGATACCCCGACAAAATTTGGCTCTCCATCAAATGGAAGTCCTTCTCGGTGGAATGCTTACTTTCAATCAAAAcccaaggaagaagagatttcTCGGGCGTCAGTATTTGGACATGTTGGCTCTCCTCTTCGTAACTCCCTTCTTCATGAAGGGGCAAGTCCTGGCTCTAGAGCAATCGCTCGACCTAACACATCTGGTGATGCATCTTCATATATCGCGTCTCCTCCTCGCCATAACCCTCTTTCTATGATTTCTCAGCAACTTCAAAGAACTCGTCTTTCCGGAACTGAACCTATTGGTAGCGGATCCAGCCTTCTTTCATCATCTGCGCGTACTACAACTACTCCCACAAGTTCAACACGATCGGCTTTTGCAGCTGATAGACAAACTAGCTCAAGTAGTATTGGCGGCAGTGGCAGATTTACAACACCTATCGACGAGGAGCAGGGTGATTTTGTCTTTAACATGGAAGGTATGGATGATGACGAAAGAAGTCAGAAGAAAAGCAGTCCTTGGAATATTACAGGAAGTGACAAAAGCTCAAATCTAGCCGCTATTGGTGGTGGTCGTACCATTCCAACAAGCAAGACTAACGGCAGTGGTATTGATGGAATGTTTGGCGGACAATGA